A window from Zingiber officinale cultivar Zhangliang chromosome 7A, Zo_v1.1, whole genome shotgun sequence encodes these proteins:
- the LOC122001409 gene encoding vacuolar iron transporter homolog 2-like: MDAVNDVVKVSLEGYEAESVVADAVNEEEVDLSRRAQWLRAAVLGANDGLVSTASLMMGIGAVKDDAKAMLLSGFAGLVAGACSMAIGEFVSVYSQVDIEVAVRKRREKQRAAATMEEEQLGKLPSPVQAAAASALAFSVGAVVPLLAAGFIGSYRLRLEVVVAAASAALVVFGCAGAALGRAPKVRSCARVVVGGWAAMAVTFGLMRFVGAKAL; the protein is encoded by the coding sequence ATGGATGCTGTCAATGACGTCGTGAAGGTTTCGCTCGAAGGCTATGAAGCTGAGAGTGTGGTGGCTGACGCAGTCAATGAGGAGGAGGTGGACTTGTCGCGCCGCGCGCAGTGGCTGCGCGCGGCGGTGCTGGGAGCAAATGACGGGCTCGTCTCGACGGCGTCACTGATGATGGGCATCGGGGCTGTGAAGGACGACGCGAAGGCGATGTTGCTTTCCGGGTTCGCTGGTCTGGTAGCCGGCGCGTGCAGCATGGCCATCGGGGAGTTCGTGTCGGTGTATTCGCAGGTGGACATCGAGGTGGCGGTGCGGAAGAGGAGGGAAAAGCAGAGGGCAGCGGCGACAATGGAGGAGGAGCAACTGGGAAAGCTACCGAGCCCTGTGCAGGCGGCGGCGGCGTCAGCTCTGGCGTTCTCGGTGGGGGCGGTAGTTCCGCTTTTGGCGGCAGGGTTCATCGGGAGCTACAGGTTGAGGCTGGAGGTGGTGGTGGCGGCGGCGAGCGCGGCGTTGGTGGTGTTCGGGTGCGCGGGAGCAGCGCTGGGACGGGCTCCGAAGGTGAGGTCGTGCGCAAGGGTGGTGGTGGGTGGGTGGGCCGCCATGGCCGTCACGTTCGGGCTCATGAGGTTCGTCGGCGCCAAGGCGCTTTGA